Proteins co-encoded in one Chroicocephalus ridibundus chromosome 6, bChrRid1.1, whole genome shotgun sequence genomic window:
- the PAOX gene encoding peroxisomal N(1)-acetyl-spermine/spermidine oxidase has translation MEGGGSGRRVVAVGAGLAGLGAARRLCGHGSLLLLEAAGRVGGRVCTRPFASGLAEMGAHWIHGPSPGNPVFRLATSYSLLGPEAAREENQQVEVGGHPFLPSVTYGSSGKALSPTAVSEARHLFDTLLESARTFQGTKELPAPSVGQYLRGEIAQRVPALGEGREDARRLQLAVLAACLKLECCISGTHSMDLVALEPFGEYVSLPGLDCTFPGGYSSLPDCMLSALPEGTVLLNKAVRTIQWKGSFHEEGDEARNFPVRVECEDGDAFLADHVIVTVPLGFLKEHHQDFFQPPLPQRKVEAIRRLGFGTNNKIFLEFEKPFWDPQQQLLEVVWEDESPLEEPRTDLEANWFKKLIGFVVLQPPEQHGHVLCGFIAGKESEYMETLSDEEVLGTMTRLLRMLTGNPHLPAPRSVLRSRWHSAPYTRGSYSYVAVGSSGDDIDALAQPLPEDPEDPRPLQLLFAGEATHRTFYSTTHGALLSGWREAERLNQFFQAPSPAPRL, from the exons ATGgagggcggcggcagcgggcggcgggtggtggcggtgggcgcggggctggcggggctgggggcggcccggcggctgTGCGGGCAcggctccctcctcctgctggaggCGGCGGGCCGCGTCGGGGGCCGCGTCTGCACCCGCCCCTTCG catcAGGGCTGGCGGAGATGGGGGCCCACTGGATCCATGGCCCTTCACCAGGCAACCCCGTCTTCCGGCTGGCCACCAGCTACAGCCTGCTGGGCCCAGAGGCTGCGCGGGAGGAGAACCAGCAGGTGGAGGTGGGGGGCCACCCCTTTCTGCCCTCTGTCACCTACGGCAGCTCGGGGAAGGCACTGAGCCCCACGGCAGTGAGCGAAGCCCGCCACCTCTTCGATACCCTGCTGGAGTCCGCCCGGACTTTTCAGGGGACCAAGGAGCTGCCAGCCCCCAGTGTGGGACAGTACCTGCGGGGGGAGATTGCACAGAGGGTCCCTGCTTTGGGGGAGGGCCGGGAGGACGCCCGGCGGCTCCAGCTGGCCGTCCTCGCTGCCTGCCTCAAGCTGGAGTGTTGCATCAGCGGGACACACAGCATGGACCTGGTGGCCCTGGAGCCCTTCGGAGAGTATGTCTCCCTGCCCGGCCTGGACTGTACCTTCCCAGG TGGCTACAGCAGCTTGCCCGATTGCATGCTCTCGGCTCTGCCGGAGGGCACTGTCCTGCTCAACAAGGCGGTGAGGACCATCCAGTGGAAAGGGTCCTTCCACGAGGAGGGGGATGAGGCCAGGAATTTCCCTGTCCGGGTGGAGTGTGAGGATGGAGACGCCTTCCTTGCCGACCACGTCATTGTCACCGTCCCGCTGG GTTTCCTCAAGGAACACCACCAGGACTTCTTCCAGCCTCCCTTGCCCCAGCGGAAAGTGGAGGCCATTCGCCGCCTGGGTTTTGGCACCAACAACAAGATCTTCCTGGAGTTCGAGAAGCCGTTCTGGgatccccagcagcagctcctcgaAGTGGTGTGGGAGGACGAGTCACCCCtggaggagcccagaactgaccTGGAGGCCAACTGGTTCAAGAAGCTCATTGGCTTCGTGGTCCTCCAACCACCGGAGCA GCATGGGCACGTCCTCTGCGGTTTCATCGCAGGGAAGGAGTCGGAGTACATGGAGACACTGAGCGACGAAGAGGTTCTTGGCACCATGACACGCCTCCTCCGCATGCTGACAG GGAACCCGCACCTGCCCGCTCCCAGGAGTGTGCTCAGGTCCCGGTGGCACAGCGCTCCCTACACCCGGGGCTCCTACAGCTACGTGGCCGTCGGCAGCTCGGGGGACGACATCGATGCActggctcagcccctgcccgAGGACCCCGAGGACCCCAGG CCTCTGCAGCTCCTCTTTGCTGGCGAGGCCACCCACCGCACCTTCTACTCCACCACCCACGGTGCCCTGCTGTCGGGCTGGCGGGAGGCTGAGCGGCTCAACCAGTTCTTCCAGgcacccagccccgctcctcggctctga